In one Colletotrichum destructivum chromosome 2, complete sequence genomic region, the following are encoded:
- a CDS encoding Putative peptidase M1, alanine aminopeptidase/leukotriene A4 hydrolase, ERAP1-like protein, which produces MAFRFATKGTVDLTSRIVNPTRRPVARIPYQLRSFSAFVTQTSAPRTTPPPRRNIQLQNPQRIAATRHCSFKRNMCKHGEAGGGGTLNYPRELLPTNVVPRHYDLTLEPNFETLKFDGLVKIDFDVAEDSNTVSLNTHEIEIKHASLSLSADGQEKSLSDPIITYDESKQTHSFEFKDKLTKGGKGTLEIKFVGELNDKMAGFYRSYYNKPDGTKGIMATSQMEPTDARRAFPCFDEPALKAEFTVTLIADKALTCLSNMDVAEEKELSSGKKAVRFNKSPVMSTYLVAFIVGELNYIETNDFRVPIRVYAPPSEDIERGRYALDIGVKALEFYEKAFGLPYPLPKLDQVAIPDFAAGAMENWGLVTYRTVEVLFDDKTSGAAAKERVSTVITHEIAHQWFGNIVSPDWWHALWLNEGFAEFASRYSMNAFFPEWKLRESFVREDLQAALGLDGLRSSHPIEVPVHKAEEINEIFDSISYAKGSCVVHMISAYLGEEVFMEGVRKYLKRHAWGNATTNDLWQALSEASGKDVGSIMNIWTQNVGYPVVSVTESGNSISVEQHRFLTTGDVKPEEDKVLYPISLNVRTKGGVNKDLMLTTRDAKFEVDNAEFFKINADSTGFYRTKYAIDRLEKLGNAAELLSVQDRVGIVADTSALATSGYQKTSSSLSLFKALSNAGEAEYLVWDQILTRLGSIKMAWIEDDAIVEKLTEFQRNIVSSIAHKLGWEFSSSDGHVEQQYKALTFSAAGMSGDEKVVAAAREKFDKFVAGDKTAIHPNIRSSVFSIVLKFGGEKEYDAVLKYYKTAETADERNSALRTLGQARDPKLRQRTLDLLLNGEVRDQDIYIPIGSLRSTKGGIEALFDWLQTRWDDIYTKFPAQSSMIGSIVSYCTSGLTKQEQLDQLEKFFAEKEKKGFVRALSQSTDSIKAKIAWTSRDTEDLRKWLGL; this is translated from the exons ATGGCTTTCCGTTTCGCTACAAAAGGGACGGTCGACCTGACCTCACGCATCGTCAACCCGACAAGAAGACCTGTTGCCCGCAT TCCTTACCAACTACGAAGCTTCAGCGCCTTCGTAACCCAGACGTCTGCGCCCCGAAcgacccctcctcctcgacggaACATCCAACTTCAAAACCCTCAGCGAATTGCTGCTACACGGCACTGTTCCTTTAAAAGAAACATGTGCAAGCATGgagaagccggcggcggaggcaCGCTGAACTATCCACGCGAACTTCTGCCTACCAACGTTGTCCCGCGACATTATGATCTCACTCTCGAGCCCAACTTCGAAACGCTCAAGTTCGACGGTCTGGTTAAGATTGACTTTGACGTCGCCGAAGACTCCAATACTGTATCCTTGAACACCCACGAGATCGAGATCAAGCATGCTTCGTTGTCTCTGTCGGCCGACGGCCAGGAAAAGAGCCTCAGCGACCCAATCATCACCTACGATGAGTCAAAGCAAACCCACAGCTTCGAGTTCAAGGACAAGCTTAccaagggggggaagggcacCCTGGAGATTAAATTCGTGGGTGAACTGAATGACAAGATGGCTGGTTTTTACCGATCATACTACAACAAGCCGGATGGCACCAAGGGTATCATGGCCACCAGTCAAATGGAGCCCACCGACGCCCGTAGAGCGTTCCCCTGCTTCGACGAGCCGGCTCTCAAGGCGGAATTCACTGTCACTCTCATTGCCGACAAGGCCCTGACCTGTCTTTCCAACAtggacgtcgccgaggagaaggagttGTCTTCCGGAAAGAAGGCTGTTCGTTTCAACAAGTCTCCTGTCATGTCGACATACCTCGTGGCTTTCATCGTCGGAGAGCTCAACTACATCGAGACGAACGACTTCAGAGTGCCCATCCGAGTCTACGCTCCGCCTTCCGAGGACATCGAGAGAGGCCGGTACGCATTGGACATCGGTGTCAAGGCTTTGGAGTTCTACGAAAAGGCGTTTGGTCTTCCCTACCCCCTGCCCAAGCTTGACCAAGTCGCCATCCCTGAttttgctgctggtgccATGGAGAACTGGGGTCTCGTGACCTACCGCACCGTCGAGGTCTTGTTCGATGACAAGACGAGTGGTGCTGCAGCCAAGGAGAGAGTCTCAACGGTCATTACCCACGAAATCGCCCATCAGTGGTTCGGAAATATTGTCTCTCCGGACTGGTGGCACGCTCTCTGGCTGAACGAAGGCTTCGCCGAGTTTGCTTCTCGCTATTCTATGAACGCCTTCTTCCCTGAATGGAAGCTCAGGGAGTCGTTCGTCCGCGAGGACCTCCAGGCCGCGTTGggtctcgacggcctcaGAAGCAGCCATCCAATCGAGGTCCCAGTGCACAAGGCCGAAGAGATAAACGAAATCTTTGATAGCATCAGTTATGCCAAGGGCTCTTGCGTCGTCCACATGATCTCGGCGTATCTCGGAGAGGAGGTTTTCATGGAGGGCGTTCGCAAGTATCTCAAGCGTCACGCTTGGGGCAATGCCACTACGAACGATTTGTGGCAAGCCTTGAGCGAGGCTAGTGGCAAGGACGTCGGCTCCATCATGAACATCTGGACCCAAAACGTCGGGTACCCGGTTGTCTCCGTCACGGAGTCTGGCAACTCGATCAGTGTGGAGCAGCATCGCTTCCTGACAACGGGAGACGTCAAGCCTGAGGAGGACAAGGTTCTCTATCCCATCTCCCTCAACGTTCGTACGAAGGGTGGCGTCAACAAGGACCTGATGCTCACGACGCGCGATGCCAAATTTGAGGTTGATAACGCTGAATTCTTCAAGATCAACGCCGATTCGACCGGTTTTTACCGAACCAAGTACGCCATTGACCGTCTTGAGAAGCTTGGCAACGCCGCTGAGCTACTCTCGGTCCAGGACAGAGTCGGTATCGTGGCAGACACGTCTGCTCTTGCGACGTCGGGCTACCAGAAGACCTCGTCCTCTTTGAGCCTGTTCAAGGCTCTTAGCAAtgcgggcgaggccgagtACCTTGTATGGGATCAGATATTGACCCGCCTGGGTTCCATTAAGATGGCATGGATTGAGGATGATGCCATCGTTGAGAAGTTGACCGAGTTCCAGCGGAACATTGTTAGTAGCATCGCCCACAAGCTTGGGTGGGAGTTCTCCAGCAGCGACGGCCACGTCGAGCAACAGTACAAGGCTCTCACGTTCAGCGCAGCTGGTATGTCTGGCGACGAGAAGGTCGTGGCtgcggcgagggagaagtTCGACAAGTTCGTTGCAGGAGACAAGACGGCGATCCACCCCAACATCAGGAGCTCGGTCTTTTCCATTGTCCTCAAGTTTGGAGGCGAGAAGGAG TACGATGCCGTGCTCAAGTACTACAAGACCGCTgagaccgccgacgagcgcaACAGCGCTCTGCGTACTCTCGGACAAGCCCGCGACCCTAAGCTTAGACAGCGCACTCTGGACCTTCTGTTGAACGGCGAGGTCCGCGACCAGGATATTTACATCCCCATTGGCAGTCTGCGGTCGACCAAGGGCGGCATCGAGGCTCTGTTCGACTGGTTGCAGACCAGA